A DNA window from Arachis duranensis cultivar V14167 chromosome 3, aradu.V14167.gnm2.J7QH, whole genome shotgun sequence contains the following coding sequences:
- the LOC107477119 gene encoding B-box zinc finger protein 20 isoform X1 — MKIQCDVCHKVEASFFCPSDEGALCHGCDRTIHCANKVATKHTRFSLHHPNSKDAPLCDICQERRAYIFCQEDRAILCSECDVSIHGANEYTKKHNRFLLTGVKLGAASSSSSSEPTSMSSSRATTSSEAANNQNNNNYYMGSDTGSVSTSSISEYLIETIPGYCMEDLLDASFPPNGFCKEYEQQSLFQDRNNVHHYVSMCSFPLEAWSPSSTPT; from the exons ATGAAGATCCAGTGTGATGTGTGTCACAAAGTGGAGGCCTCTTTCTTCTGTCCCTCGGATGAAGGAGCTCTATGCCATGGCTGTGATCGCACAATACACTGTGCCAACAAGGTTGCAACCAAACACACGCGCTTCTCTCTGCACCACCCTAACTCCAAAGACGCCCCTCTGTGTGATATCTGCCAA GAGAGACGTGCATATATATTTTGCCAAGAAGACAGAGCGATATTATGCAGTGAATGTGACGTTTCTATCCATGGAGCCAATGAATACACTAAGAAGCATAACAGGTTTCTTCTGACAGGTGTAAAGCTTggtgctgcttcttcttcttcttcatcagaGCCAACATCAATGTCCTCGAGTAGAGCCACAACAAGCTCTGAAGCAGCAAATAAccagaataataataattattatatggGTAGTGACACGGGTTCAGTTTCAACAAGCAGCATTTCTGAGTATTTGATTGAGACCATACCCGGTTACTGCATGGAAGACCTTCTCGATGCTTCATTTCCGCCAAATGGTTTCTGTAAG GAGTATGAGCAGCAATCATTGTTTCAGGACCGAAATAATGTTCATCACTATGTCAGCATGTGTTCGTTTCCATTGGAAGCATGGTCACCATCATCAACCCCAACTTAG
- the LOC107477119 gene encoding B-box zinc finger protein 20 isoform X2, translating to MKIQCDVCHKVEASFFCPSDEGALCHGCDRTIHCANKVATKHTRFSLHHPNSKDAPLCDICQERRAYIFCQEDRAILCSECDVSIHGANEYTKKHNRFLLTGVKLGAASSSSSSEPTSMSSSRATTSSEAANNQNNNNYYMGSDTGSVSTSSISEYLIETIPGYCMEDLLDASFPPNGF from the exons ATGAAGATCCAGTGTGATGTGTGTCACAAAGTGGAGGCCTCTTTCTTCTGTCCCTCGGATGAAGGAGCTCTATGCCATGGCTGTGATCGCACAATACACTGTGCCAACAAGGTTGCAACCAAACACACGCGCTTCTCTCTGCACCACCCTAACTCCAAAGACGCCCCTCTGTGTGATATCTGCCAA GAGAGACGTGCATATATATTTTGCCAAGAAGACAGAGCGATATTATGCAGTGAATGTGACGTTTCTATCCATGGAGCCAATGAATACACTAAGAAGCATAACAGGTTTCTTCTGACAGGTGTAAAGCTTggtgctgcttcttcttcttcttcatcagaGCCAACATCAATGTCCTCGAGTAGAGCCACAACAAGCTCTGAAGCAGCAAATAAccagaataataataattattatatggGTAGTGACACGGGTTCAGTTTCAACAAGCAGCATTTCTGAGTATTTGATTGAGACCATACCCGGTTACTGCATGGAAGACCTTCTCGATGCTTCATTTCCGCCAAATGGTTTCT GA